A part of Drosophila ananassae strain 14024-0371.13 chromosome 2R, ASM1763931v2, whole genome shotgun sequence genomic DNA contains:
- the LOC6493122 gene encoding aldo-keto reductase family 1 member B1 has protein sequence MSGSKIPYVKHNNGTQIQSIGLGTYTSLGGDCEKATLHAIDVGYRHIDTAYFYENEGEVGAAVNQKIKEGVIKREDIHITTKLWSHFHEPERVEYACRKTLQNFGLDYVDLYLMHWPYSYVYRGDNEMMPTDAKGEVEMSDVDYLDTWRAMEKLVELGLTKSIGVSNFNSEQLTRLLANCKIKPIHNQIECHPALNQKNLIALCKKNDIVVTAYCPLGRPNPAEKTPNYIYDAKVQAIGDKYKKSTAQVVLRYLIEIGTIPLPKSSNPKRIEENFKVFDFKLDAEDHAILDSYNTGERLIRMVHAIKNKNYPFSIEF, from the exons ATGTCCGGCAGCAAAATTCCGTACGTAAAGCATAACAACGGCACCCAGATCCAATCCATCGGACTGGGAACCTACACT TCATTGGGCGGGGACTGCGAGAAAGCCACTCTCCATGCAATTGATGTGGGCTACCGGCACATCGACACCGCCTATTTCTACGAGAACGAGGGCGAGGTGGGTGCAGCGGTCAACCAAAAGATTAAGGAGGGTGTCATCAAGAGGGAGGACATCCACATCACCACCAAG CTTTGGAGCCACTTCCATGAACCAGAGAGGGTGGAGTACGCCTGTCGTAAGACTCTCCAGAACTTTGGTCTGGATTATGTAGATCTTTATCTGATGCACTGGCCCTATTCCTATGTCTACCGGGGCGACAATGAAATGATGCCCACTGATGCCAAAGGAGAAGTGGAAATGAG CGATGTTGATTACCTGGACACCTGGCGTGCCATGGAAAAGCTGGTGGAGCTGGGCCTCACCAAGAGCATTGGCGTTTCTAATTTTAATTCCGAACAACTGACTCGGCTTCTGGCCAACTGCAAGATCAAGCCCATTCACAACCAG ATCGAATGTCATCCAGCTTTGAACCAGAAGAATTTGATTGCTCTGTGCAAAAAGAATGACATTGTGGTGACCGCTTACTGTCCGCTGGGCAGGCCCAATCCAGCGGAAAAAACTCCCAATTATATTTACGATGCCAAGGTCCAGGCTATCGGAGACAAGTATAAGAAATCTACGGCCCAAGTGGTGCTGCGCTATTTG ATTGAAATCGGAACTATCCCGCTACCCAAGTCTTCAAATCCCAAGCGCATTGAGGAGAACTTCAAAGTCTTTGATTTCAAATTGGATGCCGAGGATCATGCCATCTTGGATTCGTATAACACTGGCGAACGTCTGATTCGAATGGTCCATgccatcaaaaacaaaaactatccCTTCAGCATTGAGTTCTGA
- the LOC6506867 gene encoding 60S ribosomal protein L8 produces MGRVIRAQRKGAGSVFKAHVKKRKGAAKLRSLDFAERSGYIRGVVKDIVHDPGRGAPLAVVHFRDPYRYKIRKELFIAPEGMHTGQFVYCGRKATLQIGNVMPLSQMPEGTIICNLEEKTGDRGRLARTSGNYATVIAHNPDTKKTRVKLPSGAKKVVPSANRAMVGIVAGGGRIDKPILKAGRAYHKYKVKRNSWPKVRGVAMNPVEHPHGGGNHQHIGKASTVKRGTSAGRKVGLIAARRTGRIRGGKGDSKDK; encoded by the exons ATGGGTCGCGTTATTCGTGCACAGCGTAAAGGCGCCGGGTCTGTCTTCAAGGCCCACGTAAAGAAGCGCAAGGGAGCCGCTAAGCTGCGTTCCCTGGACTTCGCCGAGCGTTCCGGCTACATTCGCGGTGTTGTCAAG GACATCGTCCACGATCCCGGCCGTGGCGCTCCTCTGGCCGTCGTCCACTTCCGCGATCCCTACCGCTACAAGATCCGCAAGGAGCTGTTCATCGCCCCCGAGGGCATGCACACCGGACAGTTCGTCTACTGCGGTCGCAAGGCCACCCTCCAGATCGGAAACGTTATGCCCCTGAGCCAGATGCCTGAGGGTACCATCATCTGCAACCTGGAGGAGAAGACCGGTGATCGCGGCCGTCTGGCCCGTACCTCTGGCAACTACGCCACCGTGATTGCCCACAACCCCGACACCAAGAAGACCCGTGTCAAGCTGCCCTCTGGCGCCAAGAAGGTTGTGCCCTCCGCCAACCGCGCCATGGTCGGCATCGTTGCCGGCGGCGGTCGTATCGACAAGCCCATCCTGAAGGCCGGTCGTGCCTACCACAAGTACAAGGTGAAGCGCAACAGCTGGCCTAAGGTGCGTGGTGTGGCCATGAACCCTGTGGAGCATCCCCACGGTGGTGGTAACCATCAACACATCGGTAAGGCTTCTACCGTCAAGCGAGGCACCTCCGCCGGTCGTAAGGTCGGTCTCATCGCTGCCCGTCGTACCGGTAGGATCCGTGGTGGAAAGGGTGATTCCAAGGACAAATAA